A genomic segment from Montipora foliosa isolate CH-2021 chromosome 9, ASM3666993v2, whole genome shotgun sequence encodes:
- the LOC137969828 gene encoding E3 ubiquitin-protein ligase TRIM71-like, with the protein MESLLKNLEKHVTCSICLDTFTKPKTIECLHTFCFECLKTHALKTQQQGRFRCPECQARIDVPQRFDKLPTGFLQNSLLDLLAVQKGGDGSEISCGNCRKNSAETSFCFECEKFMCSDCVNAHELLRNVAFEGHKVRPIKHFKEEDYEALLKRQSFCSQQYHEQEIMKFYCVDCETCVCQTCINTDHKNHAIDPLNKAAGSEKAKLTAAIKSIKEKSKLCSDAIRQFEQTAVDVETNATAAKRQVSQTADQMITKIRDLGREAIIAVDKTRVSRLQKLNEAKNQLQSLLSQLNQAIEFASNLVQRSSSSDIMQSKETLEKRFEDLDKTAIPATLPVASYLKFVSAAETEKLTLGVITTEELAIKGLTQDFQAGVEAELVICPKFMSRELFHPEVLVEPTEQVGSLITRKNEGGTLSSRFVAKVPGTYNVSVSLKGVKLHKNPFLIQVKERRFKVVGELDLEGQTLDNPEGISVNSKGLIAVTDYNKNCILMFDKEGKYLRKFGRRGEKAGELNGPSGLTFVDDDNILVADTLNHRIQQFNVQTGNVVKSFASKGLRDGEFKIPNSVCVDDQGRIAVADVENKGIQVFTKGGELLFTIRDSGSGKLSFPCGCIFHENRFIVSDAWHHCLKVFDRSGKFLCKIGEKRNGDGQLNFPCGLCAEKCGTDHHNILLCDFCNGRIVQFSVEGSFTGKSVGVLQGPRHIATTPDGRILVTDSRAKKVSILK; encoded by the coding sequence ATGGAATCTCTCCTGAAAAACTTGGAAAAACATGTTACTTGTTCGATTTGCTTGGATACCTTCACTAAGCCCAAGACCATAGAATGTCTGCACACATTTTGCTTTGAGTGTTTGAAGACACACGCTCTAAAAACTCAACAACAAGGAAGATTTCGCTGCCCTGAGTGCCAGGCTCGAATTGACGTCCCTCAGCGCTTCGATAAATTGCCAACTGGATTTCTCCAAAACAGTTTGCTTGATCTTCTCGCAGTACAAAAAGGAGGAGATGGTAGCGAGATCAGTTGCGGTAACTGCAGGAAAAACAGCGCTGAGACAAGCTTCTGCTTCGAATGCGAAAAGTTCATGTGCTCCGATTGTGTCAACGCACATGAACTTCTTAGAAATGTGGCTTTTGAAGGGCACAAAGTCAGAccaataaaacattttaaagaagAAGACTACGAGGCTCTTCTCAAGCGACAATCCTTTTGCTCGCAGCAGTATCATGAACAAGAGATAATGAAGTTTTATTGCGTCGACTGCGAGACCTGTGTTTGCCAGACCTGCATAAATACAGATCACAAGAACCATGCTATTGATCCGCTTAACAAAGCAGCCGGTAGCGAGAAGGCTAAACTCACGGCAGCAATTAAGTCGATAAAAGAAAAGAGCAAACTTTGCAGTGATGCGATTCGTCAGTTTGAGCAAACAGCTGTTGATGTGGAAACTAACGCTACCGCCGCTAAACGCCAAGTTTCCCAAACAGCTGACCAAATGATCACCAAAATTCGAGACCTCGGGCGGGAAGCCATTATCGCAGTCGACAAGACACGGGTATCGAGACTGCAGAAACTAAACGAAGCGAAGAATCAGCTGCAGTCCTTGCTGAGTCAATTAAATCAAGCCATAGAGTTTGCCAGCAACTTGGTTCAAAGGAGCTCTAGCTCAGATATCATGCAAAGCAAAGAAACCTTGGAAAAGCGATTTGAAGATCTTGACAAGACTGCAATACCGGCAACACTTCCGGTTGCCTCATATTTGAAGTTTGTGTCAGCAGCTGAAACAGAAAAATTAACCCTGGGTGTTATTACAACCGAGGAGTTAGCTATCAAAGGTCTGACTCAAGATTTTCAAGCTGGCGTTGAAGCAGAGTTGGTTATTTGTCCTAAATTCATGAGCCGAGAATTGTTTCACCCAGAAGTTCTCGTGGAACCCACTGAACAAGTGGGAAGTTTGATTACACGCAAAAACGAAGGTGGAACTTTGTCGTCGAGATTTGTAGCTAAAGTTCCAGGTACATACAACGTTTCAGTGTCTTTAAAAGGTGTCAAACTCCACAAGAATCCATTCTTAATCCAAGTAAAGGAACGACGGTTTAAAGTTGTGGGTGAGTTGGATTTAGAAGGACAAACTCTTGACAATCCTGAAGGGATTTCTGTGAACAGTAAAGGCCTAATCGCTGTAACTGATTACAATAAGAACTGTATCCTAATGTTCGATAAAGAAGGAAAGTATCTTCGAAAATTTGGACGCAGAGGGGAGAAAGCTGGTGAGCTTAATGGTCCTTCAGGTTTGACATTTGTTGATGACGACAACATTCTTGTAGCGGATACATTGAATCACCGCATTCAACAATTCAACGTGCAGACCGGAAATGTGGTGAAGTCTTTTGCCAGTAAAGGGTTAAGAGATGGCGAGTTTAAAATTCCAAATAGCGTTTGCGTAGATGATCAAGGACGTATTGCTGTTGCCGACGTAGAGAACAAAGGGATTCAGGTTTTTACCAAGGGCGGTGAGTTATTGTTTACAATTAGAGACAGCGGCTCAGGAAAATTATCCTTTCCCTGTGGATGCATTTTCCATGAAAACAGGTTTATTGTTTCTGATGCCTGGCACCACTGCTTAAAAGTCTTTGACCGCTCAGGCAAGTTTTTATGCAAGATTGGTGAAAAGCGCAACGGTGACGGACAACTGAATTTCCCGTGCGGCCTGTGTGCTGAGAAATGCGGCACTGATCATCACAACATTCTCCTTTGTGATTTTTGCAACGGTCGAATTGTCCAGTTTTCAGTTGAAGGTTCTTTTACCGGAAAAAGTGTTGGTGTTCTGCAAGGACCCCGTCATATTGCAACAACACCGGATGGTCGGATTTTAGTCACCGACTCCAGAGCTAAAAAGGTATCCATCTTGAAATAG
- the LOC137971844 gene encoding uncharacterized protein, with product MAAHDVFTNLNLWKLSRLLVDYERCTEWCKEHNLFSSSMKYPKPECENALKWQRRTASGDGFLWRCSRKNCNGQASIRQKSWFSGSMLSLEKILALTYAWAHKFTTTQAVLGTALDEETTSTKTGIDCYNYCREVCADRIMKQHAGPIGGPGTTVEIDESKFGKMKYHKGRYIEGQWVFGGISRETKACFLVPVERREKETLLPIIRAQILPGTRVVSVEITWWGVKLSLLRTGTSMVLFESYLQEWLWRQQNKHDPFGNIIEHIADL from the coding sequence ATGGCCGCTCATGatgtatttacaaatttaaactTATGGAAACTGTCACGACTTCTAGTCGATTACGAGCGGTGCACagagtggtgcaaagagcaCAATCTATTCTCGTCGTCAATGAAATACCCTAAACCTGAGTGCGAAAACGCACTCAAATGGCAAAGACGAActgcatcgggagatggatttCTTTGGCGATGCtctagaaaaaactgcaatggacaaGCATCAATCCGCCAGAAGTCATGGTTTTCTGGTAGTATGCTTTCCCTTGAAAAAATACTAGCCCTAACTTACGCTTGGGCCCACAAATTCACCACAACACAAGCAGTGCTAGGAACTGCGTTAGATGAAGAAACCACCTCGACAAAAACGGGGATAGATTGCTATAACTATTGCCGGGAGGTTTGTGCAGACAGAATAATGAAACAACATGCGGGGCCAATAGGCGGTCCTGGTACAACTGTTGAGATTGATGAGTCCAAGTTTGGCAAGATGAAGTATCACAAAGGTCGCTACATCGAAGGACAGTGGGTCTTTGGTGGTATTAGCCGCGAAACCAAGGCCTGCTTCCTTGTTCCAGTGGAGCGCAGGGAGAAAGAGACACTCTTGCCAATTATCCGCGCGCAAATATTGCCTGGAACACGCGTGGTGAGCGTTGAAATTACATGGTGGGGAGTAAAACTAAGTTTGCTTCGTACAGGAACATCCATGGTTCTGTTTGAAAGCTACCTACAGGAGTGGTTGTGGCGTCAGCAAAACAAACATGATCCATTCGGAAACATCATTGAGCATATCGCTGATTTGTAA
- the LOC137971011 gene encoding E3 ubiquitin-protein ligase TRIM71-like yields the protein MESLLKNLEKHVTCSICLDTFTNPKTIECLHTFCFECLKRHALTTQQQGIFRCPECQARIDVPQRFDKLPTGFLQNSLLDLLAVQKGGDGSEISCGNCRKNSADTSFCFECEKFMCSDCVNAHELLRNVAFEGHKVRPIKHFKEEDYEALLKRQSFCSQQYHEREIMKFYCVDCETCVCQTCINTDHKNHAIDPLNKAAGSEKAKLTAAIKSIKEKSKLCSDVIRQFEQTAVDVETNANAAKPQVSQTADQMIAKIRDLEREAIIAVDTTRVLRLEKLKEAKDQLQCLLSQVNQAIEYASNLVQRSSSSDIMQSKETLEKRFEDLDNTAIPATLPVGSYLKFVSAAETEKLTLGVITTEELAIKGLTQDFQAGVEAELVICPKLMRRELFHPEVLVEPTEQVGSLITRKNEDGTLSSRFVAKVKGTYNISVSLKGVKLHKNPFLIQVKERRLKVVGELDLQGQTLESSEGIAVNSKGLIAVTDFVKHCILMFDKEGKYLRRFGRKGEKSGELNRPSGLTFVDDDNILVADTFNHRIQQFNVQTGYVVKSFGSEGSRDGEFEKPFNVCIDDEGRIAVAEVGNKRIQVFTKDGELLFTFGDSGSGKLHLHLGCIFHENRFIFSDVGYNCLKVFDRSGKFLCKIGEEGNGDGQLNSPWGLCVEKCGTDHHNILVCDSGNDRIVQLSVKGSSFTGKSVGELPRPRNIATTPDGRILVTDSGAKKVSILK from the coding sequence ATGGAATCTCTCCTGAAAAACTTGGAAAAACATGTTACATGTTCCATTTGCTTGGATACCTTCACTAATCCCAAGACTATAGAATGTCTGCACACATTTTGCTTTGAGTGTTTGAAGAGACACGCTCTAACAACTCAACAACAAGGAATATTTCGCTGCCCTGAGTGCCAGGCTCGAATTGACGTCCCTCAGCGCTTCGATAAATTGCCAACTGGATTTCTCCAGAACAGTTTGCTTGATCTTCTCGCAGTACAAAAAGGAGGAGATGGTAGCGAGATCAGTTGCGGCAACTGCAGGAAAAACAGCGCTGACACAAGCTTCTGCTTCGAATGCGAAAAGTTCATGTGCTCCGATTGTGTCAACGCACATGAACTTCTTAGAAATGTGGCTTTTGAAGGGCACAAAGTCAGAccaataaaacattttaaagaagAAGACTACGAGGCTCTTCTCAAGCGACAATCCTTTTGCTCGCAGCAGTATCATGAACGAGAGATAATGAAGTTTTATTGCGTCGACTGCGAGACCTGTGTTTGCCAGACCTGCATAAATACAGATCACAAGAACCATGCTATTGATCCGCTTAACAAAGCAGCCGGTAGCGAGAAGGCTAAACTCACGGCAGCAATTAAGTCGATAAAAGAAAAGAGCAAACTTTGCAGTGATGTGATTCGTCAGTTTGAGCAAACAGCTGTTGATGTGGAAACTAACGCTAACGCCGCTAAACCCCAAGTTTCCCAAACAGCTGACCAAATGATCGCCAAAATTCGAGACCTCGAGCGGGAGGCCATTATAGCAGTCGACACGACACGGGTATTGAGACTGGAGAAACTAAAGGAAGCGAAGGATCAGCTTCAGTGCTTGCTGAGTCAAGTAAATCAAGCCATAGAGTATGCCAGCAACTTGGTTCAAAGGAGTTCTAGCTCAGATATCATGCAAAGCAAAGAAACCTTGGAAAAGCGATTTGAAGATCTTGACAATACTGCAATACCGGCAACACTTCCGGTTGGTTCATATTTGAAGTTTGTGTCAGCAGCTGAAACAGAAAAATTAACCCTGGGTGTTATTACAACCGAGGAGTTAGCTATCAAAGGTCTGACTCAAGATTTTCAAGCTGGCGTTGAAGCAGAGTTGGTTATCTGTCCTAAACTCATGCGCCGAGAATTGTTTCACCCAGAAGTTCTCGTGGAACCCACTGAACAAGTGGGAAGTTTGATTACACGCAAAAACGAAGATGGAACTTTGTCGTCGAGATTTGTAGCTAAAGTTAAGGGTACATATAACATTTCAGTGTCTTTAAAAGGTGTCAAACTCCACAAGAATCCATTCTTAATCCAAGTAAAGGAACGACGGCTTAAAGTTGTGGGTGAGTTGGATTTACAAGGACAAACTCTTGAAAGTTCTGAAGGGATTGCTGTGAACAGTAAAGGCCTAATCGCTGTTACCGATTTTGTTAAGCACTGTATCCTAATGTTCGATAAAGAAGGAAAGTATCTGCGAAGATTTGGACGCAAAGGGGAGAAATCTGGTGAGCTTAATAGACCTTCAGGTTTGACATTTGTTGATGACGACAACATTCTTGTAGCGGATACTTTTAATCATCGCATTCAACAATTCAACGTGCAGACAGGGTATGTTGTGAAGTCGTTTGGAAGTGAAGGGTCAAGAGATGGCGAGTTTGAAAAGCCATTTAACGTTTGCATAGATGATGAAGGACGTATTGCTGTTGCCGAGGTAGGCAACAAAAGAATTCAGGTTTTTACAAAAGACGGTGAGTTATTGTTTACATTTGGAGACAGCGGCTCAGGAAAATTACACTTACACTTGGGATGCATTTTCCATGAAAACAGGTTTATTTTCTCTGATGTCGGGTACAACTGCTTAAAAGTCTTTGACCGCTCAGGCAAGTTTTTATGCAAGATTGGTGAGGAGGGCAACGGTGACGGACAACTGAATTCACCATGGGGCCTGTGTGTTGAGAAATGCGGCACTGATCATCACAACATTCTCGTTTGTGATTCTGGGAACGATCGTATTGTCCAGCTTTCAGTTAAAGGTTCTTCTTTTACCGGAAAAAGTGTTGGTGAGCTGCCAAGACCCCGTAATATTGCCACAACACCGGATGGTCGGATTTTAGTCACCGATTCCGGAGCTAAAAAGGTATCCATCTTGAAATAG